The following coding sequences lie in one Syngnathus scovelli strain Florida chromosome 1, RoL_Ssco_1.2, whole genome shotgun sequence genomic window:
- the LOC125992023 gene encoding retinal guanylyl cyclase 2-like, whose amino-acid sequence MLLPRWLLGLCLWWLSVAEVWTATFKLALIGPWSCDPMFSRAMPTAAANLALSRLRVDRSLSRGYWYDVKLLDEECSTSKALIELGDMEGYGHAYVGLFNPALCHAASLLAQHWEAGLASPSCLDADWPNLPPIPRPSAVLFAVLRFFHWAHVGVISAPADIWRSTGEGVAASLRALGLPVGPVVTMETNAKEGARDALQAIQNADKVKVVILCMTSVLIGGEDQRKLLLAALDMGMVSAGYVFIPYDALLYALPYQDTTFPQLTNSTQLRHAYSAVLTVTMASDQNFYEAFRQAQMNREIRSAVAATEVSPLFGTIFNMVYFVAKAVEERRQAGGGRWVTGGQLVRSDGGFDFQGFNQVLYGGSDGLGMQAGYVVLDCNGDKLMPTHTLAPTSTIGPVGTLLPLRRSFSFPGGRPPSASFCWFDPDEACKGALKTNAPTKFFLFCVRRAISFLSVDTDAVTGFFLLIVCVLLGAIFFWFRKWRGAENTSKLILTLDDIVFIDTQVSRKKLNDESIMRSLLEIKTPFRSIARSYILTTPESSNIGILEGDWVWLKKFPVTGTTTAVSQRTQRLFSQLRDMRHENLNLYLGLFVDSGIFAIVVEHCPRGSLADLLADGDMRLDWMFKSSLLMDLIKGMKHLHLRGLSHGRLKSTNCLVDGRFVLKITDYGIPMILHSESLNTVEEPQELLWTAPELLRCPVRGGTMAGDVFSFSIIIQEVISRTPPYAMMDMPALDIVERLKQPPPLCRPVISVDEAPAECLTLMNECWNEDPAKRPNFDEIFKQFRGINRGKKANIIDSMLRMLEQYSSNLEDLIRERTDELEVERNKTDKLVGQLLPKSVAQSLKKGKPVRPEHYSDCTLYFSDIVGFTTISALSEPIEVVDLLNDLYTMFDAIIASHDVYKVETIGDAYMVASGVPNRNGNQHAAEVSNMSLDILHSIGTFKIKHMPEIKVKIRIGLHSGPVVAGVVGLTMPRYCLFGDTVTTASQMEASGLPYRIHISLSTVKVLTSLKLGYHMETRKAQVKGSEDTFWLVGRDGFSKPLPVPPDLQGGASNHGISLDEIPVERRQKFLDRQKKIKK is encoded by the exons ATGCTGCTGCCCAGGTGGTTGCTGGGTCTGTGTTTGTGGTGGCTGAGTGTTGCAGAAGTATGGACCGCTACCTTCAAGTTGGCACTCATTGGTCCCTGGTCCTGCGATCCGATGTTCTCCAGGGCAATGCCGACAGCGGCGGCCAACTTGGCGCTCTCAAGGTTACGAGTTGACCGCAGCTTAAGCCGAGGCTATTGGTATGATGTCAAACTGTTGGATGAGGAATGTTCCACTTCTAAAG CTTTAATAGAACTCGGTGACATGGAAGGTTACGGTCACGCCTACGTGGGACTTTTTAATCCTGCCCTATGCCACGCTGCCTCTTTATTGGCTCAACACTGGGAGGCGGGGCTTGCGTCGCCCAGCTGCCTGGATGCCGACTGGCCTAACCTGCCACCCATCCCTCGCCCCAGCGCGGTCCTGTTCGCTGTGCTCCGGTTCTTCCACTGGGCGCACGTTGGCGTCATCTCGG CTCCGGCCGACATTTGGAGGAGCACCGGAGAAGGAGTTGCCGCCTCACTCAGGGCTCTCGGCCTCCCGGTGggccccgttgtcaccatggaaaCTAACGCCAAGGAGGGTGCTCGGGATGCACTTCAAGCAATCCAAAATGCGGACAAGGTCAAAG ttGTGATCTTGTGCATGACGTCTGTCCTCATTGGTGGGGAGGATCAGCGAAAGCTCCTCTTGGCCGCTCTGGACATGGGCATGGTGTCTGCCGGCTACGTCTTTATTCCATACGACGCCCTGTTGTACGCGCTGCCCTACCAG GACACAACCTTCCCCCAGCTGACCAACAGCACCCAACTTCGTCATGCCTACAGCGCCGTTCTGACTGTCACCATGGCGTCGGATCAGAATTTCTACGAAGCATTTCGCCAGGCCCAAATGAACAGAGAGATCCGATCGGCCGTGGCAGCTACGGAG gTGTCTCCGCTTTTCGGAACCATCTTCAACATGGTTTACTTCGTGGCCAAGGCCGTGGAGGAACGTCGTCAGGCGGGCGGCGGGCGATGGGTGACGGGCGGTCAGTTGGTCCGCTCGGACGGAGGATTCGACTTTCAGGGATTCAACCAG GTGTTGTACGGCGGCAGCGACGGCCTCGGGATGCAGGCGGGCTACGTGGTGCTGGACTGCAACGGCGACAAACTTATGCCCACGCACACGCTCGCTCCAACGTCCACCATCGGGCCGGTTGGAACTCTCTTGCCGCTGAGGCGCTCCTTCAGCTTCCCGGGAGGGAGACCGCCCAGCGCCAGCTTCTGTTGGTTCGATCCTGATGAGGCTTGCAAAGGTGCGCTAAAGACAAATGCGCCCaccaaattttttttgttttgtgtacgTCGTGCGATTTCATTTTTGTCCGTAGACACGGACGCTGTGACGGGATTCTTTCTCCTAATCGTCTGCGTTCTGCTTGGAGCCATTTTCTTTTGGTTCAG GAAATGGAGGGGAGCAGAGAACACCTCCAAACTCATTCTGACGCTGGATGACATAGTCTTCATCGACACTCAAGTCAGCAGAAAG AAGCTAAACGACGAATCGATCATGAGGAGTCTTCTGGAAATCAAAACGCCGTTCCGCTCCATCGCCAGAAGTTACATACTGACCACACCCGAGAGCTCCAATATCGGAATCCTGGAG GGAGACTGGGTTTGGCTCAAGAAGTTCCCGGTGACGGGGACCACGACAGCTGTCAGTCAACGCACACAGAGGCTTTTCAGCCAG TTAAGGGACATGAGACACGAAAACCTGAATCTCTACTTGGGCCTCTTTGTGGACTCGGGAATCTTTGCCATCGTGGTGGAGCACTGTCCTCGCGGCAGCCTGGCGGACCTTTTAGCCGACGGTGACATGAGGTTGGATTGGATGTTCAAGTCGTCCCTCCTGATGGACCTCATCAAG GGGATGAAGCATCTTCATCTGCGGGGTTTAAGTCACGGACGTCTCAAATCCACAAACTGTCTGGTTGACGGGCGTTTTGTGTTGAAGATCACGGATTACGGAATTCCCATGATCCTTCACTCGGAGAGCCTCAACACTGTTGAAGAACCGCAGG aactgTTGTGGACGGCACCTGAGCTTCTGAGGTGTCCCGTCAGAGGAGGCACCATGGCCGGGGACGTGTTCAGCTTCTCCATCATCATACAAGAAGTGATATCGCGAACTCCCCCCTACGCCATGATGGACATGCCTGCTCTAG ACATCGTGGAGCGGTTGAAGCAACCGCCGCCTCTCTGCCGGCCCGTCATTTCTGTGGACGAAGCGCCGGCCGAATGTCTCACGCTGATGAACGAATGTTGGAACGAAGACCCAGCCAAGAGGCCGAACTTTGATGAGATCTTCAAGCAG TTTCGGGGCATCAACAGAGGGAAGAAAGCGAACATCATTGACTCCATGCTTCGGATGCTGGAGCAATACAGTTCCAACCTGGAAGATCTGATCCGAGAAAGAACCGATGAACTGGAGGTGGAGAGAAACAAGACGGATAAGCTAGTGGGACAACTGCTGCCCAA GTCGGTGGCTCAGTCTCTGAAGAAAGGGAAGCCGGTTCGACCGGAGCATTACTCGGACTGCACTCTCTACTTCAGCGACATCGTCGGATTCACGACCATCTCGGCTCTCAGCGAACCCATCGAG GTGGTGGACCTGCTCAATGACCTCTATACCATGTTTGATGCCATCATCGCGTCTCATGATGTCTACAAG GTGGAAACGATCGGCGACGCCTACATGGTGGCGTCCGGCGTTCCCAACCGGAATGGCAATCAACACGCAGCCGAGGTGTCCAACATGTCGCTGGACATCTTGCACTCCATCGGAACGTTTAAGATCAAGCACATGCCTGAGATTAAAGTCAAGATAAGAATTGGACTCCACTccg GTCCAGTTGTGGCAGGCGTGGTGGGTCTCACCATGCCCAGGTACTGCCTGTTCGGCGATACTGTGACCACTGCTTCACAGATGGAAGCCTCCGGACTTC CATACAGAATCCACATCAGTCTGAGCACGGTCAAGGTCCTGACGAGCCTCAAACTGGGTTACCACATGGAAACCAGAAAAGCTCAG GTGAAAGGTTCCGAGGACACATTTTGGCTCGTGGGACGTGACGGCTTCAGTAAACCTCTGCCTGTtcctccggacctccagggggg GGCCAGTAACCATGGAATCAGCCTCGATGAAATCCCAGTCGAGAGAAGACAGAAGTTTCTGGACCGACagaagaaaataaagaaatag